In the genome of Kitasatospora cathayae, one region contains:
- the pstS gene encoding phosphate ABC transporter substrate-binding protein PstS: MKLQRNGRSKALAIGAMALVSSLSLAACGSDNNNTTTASGGSSGSSAAGAAVNCGKAGTLLGAGSTAQAPAIDVWKTNFGAACSGTTVNYSGGGSGAGVQQFNQGKVAFAGSDFALKAADVDASKAVCTGGKAIDLPMVAGLVSLVYNVDNVDNLVLDGPTAAKIFDSQITKWNDPAIAALNPGAKLPDAEIQTFHRSDDSGTTFNLTSYFAKTSGGAWSAEPSKAWKGKGGQSANGSAGVSAQIKQVKNSIGYAELSYAQTNNLKSAKIATGAAQPVEATAANAANTIASSTVSGTDGDLALSLDYGTKADNAYPIVLVTYEIACDKGNKAETLDTLKSFFNYTISDAAQKSIGDKGYVPMPAAIGDKVKTAVGALA, encoded by the coding sequence GTGAAGCTCCAGCGGAACGGCCGCTCCAAGGCCCTCGCCATCGGTGCCATGGCGCTCGTCAGCTCGCTGTCGCTCGCGGCCTGCGGGTCGGACAACAACAACACCACCACGGCGTCCGGCGGCTCCAGCGGCTCCTCCGCGGCCGGTGCCGCGGTCAACTGTGGCAAGGCCGGCACGCTGCTCGGCGCCGGTTCCACCGCGCAGGCCCCGGCGATCGACGTGTGGAAGACCAACTTCGGCGCCGCCTGCTCCGGCACCACGGTCAACTACAGCGGCGGCGGCTCCGGTGCCGGCGTCCAGCAGTTCAACCAGGGCAAGGTCGCCTTCGCCGGCTCCGACTTCGCCCTGAAGGCCGCCGACGTCGACGCCTCCAAGGCCGTCTGCACCGGTGGCAAGGCGATCGACCTGCCGATGGTGGCCGGCCTGGTCTCGCTGGTCTACAACGTCGACAACGTCGACAACCTGGTCCTGGACGGCCCGACCGCCGCCAAGATCTTCGACTCGCAGATCACCAAGTGGAACGACCCGGCCATCGCCGCCCTGAACCCGGGCGCCAAGCTGCCGGACGCCGAGATCCAGACCTTCCACCGGTCGGACGACTCCGGCACCACCTTCAACCTGACCTCCTACTTCGCCAAGACCTCCGGCGGCGCCTGGAGCGCCGAGCCGAGCAAGGCGTGGAAGGGCAAGGGCGGCCAGTCCGCGAACGGCAGCGCCGGCGTCTCCGCCCAGATCAAGCAGGTCAAGAACTCGATCGGCTACGCCGAGCTGTCCTACGCCCAGACCAACAACCTGAAGAGCGCCAAGATCGCCACCGGCGCCGCTCAGCCGGTCGAGGCGACCGCCGCCAACGCGGCGAACACCATCGCCTCCTCCACCGTGTCCGGCACCGACGGCGACCTCGCCCTCTCCCTGGACTACGGCACCAAGGCCGACAACGCCTACCCGATCGTCCTGGTGACCTACGAGATCGCCTGCGACAAGGGCAACAAGGCCGAGACCCTGGACACCCTCAAGTCCTTCTTCAACTACACCATCAGCGACGCCGCCCAGAAGTCGATCGGCGACAAGGGCTACGTCCCGATGCCGGCCGCGATCGGCGACAAGGTCAAGACCGCCGTCGGCGCCCTGGCCTGA
- a CDS encoding NUDIX hydrolase: protein MVLAAGAVLWLPGKPKPSGRLGRPRVAVIHRPKYDDWSLPKGKLDPGEGVVEAALREVREETGFHCLLGPELPAQHYLAQGRPKEVRYWAAVPTGGAFRPNREVDRLEWLPAGKARARLTHDRDRLLVDALLVILGAKPVRTR from the coding sequence GTGGTGCTGGCGGCGGGCGCGGTGCTCTGGCTGCCCGGGAAGCCGAAGCCGAGCGGCCGGCTGGGCCGGCCGCGGGTCGCGGTGATCCACCGGCCGAAGTACGACGACTGGAGCCTGCCGAAGGGGAAGCTCGACCCGGGTGAGGGGGTGGTCGAGGCGGCGCTGCGCGAGGTGCGGGAGGAGACCGGCTTCCACTGCCTGCTCGGCCCGGAGCTGCCCGCCCAGCACTACCTGGCGCAGGGCCGTCCGAAGGAGGTCCGGTACTGGGCGGCGGTGCCGACCGGCGGGGCCTTCCGGCCGAACCGCGAGGTCGACCGGCTGGAGTGGCTGCCGGCGGGCAAGGCCCGGGCGCGGCTGACCCACGACCGCGACCGGTTGCTGGTGGACGCCCTGCTGGTGATCCTGGGAGCGAAGCCCGTACGGACGAGGTAG
- a CDS encoding CHAD domain-containing protein, with the protein MTDAPMTAQAASTATAGDILSRHLTAQAGAFLRALPLAVGEVGARPGSAAAVPSSGTADLLRTVRRIGGLLHTFGAVFEQTWAQESRTELRWLLNLLALEPGYVRRSARLLGAVDSLSGTGPEGTGMLAGHAGAPKARALLDRQLTLARTRAHSTVLQELRSARLHALADRMTLLVGEAPLLEAAGGRASAVLLPQAAAAFTALSTSAQQLPLQRAATPYGGDGLRRLGAVPSPLPAPGERGPVARVGSADADTALAADDAPWSRLRILVKRARYALEVCGRPSSELDELDAVLGRHQEAADAAVTAATAARTPRITPATAYVLGVVHADQRLEVEAARYAFGRRWPELPPGLDGWLEIPPAEGWGHSPAPRTA; encoded by the coding sequence ATGACCGATGCGCCGATGACGGCCCAGGCGGCCTCCACAGCGACCGCCGGGGACATCCTTTCCCGCCATCTCACCGCCCAGGCCGGGGCGTTCCTGCGCGCCCTGCCGCTCGCGGTGGGCGAGGTCGGCGCCAGACCGGGCTCAGCGGCCGCCGTCCCGTCGAGCGGCACCGCCGACCTGCTGCGGACGGTGCGCCGGATCGGCGGGCTGCTGCACACCTTCGGCGCCGTCTTCGAGCAGACCTGGGCGCAGGAGTCGCGCACCGAACTGCGCTGGCTGCTCAACCTGCTGGCGCTGGAGCCCGGTTACGTCCGGCGTTCGGCCCGGTTGCTGGGCGCGGTGGACTCGCTGAGCGGCACCGGTCCGGAGGGGACGGGCATGCTGGCCGGGCACGCGGGCGCCCCCAAGGCGCGGGCGCTGCTGGACCGGCAGCTGACCCTGGCCCGGACCAGGGCGCACTCCACCGTGCTGCAGGAACTCCGCTCGGCCCGGCTGCACGCGCTGGCGGACCGGATGACCCTGCTGGTCGGCGAGGCACCGCTGCTGGAGGCGGCGGGCGGCCGGGCGTCGGCGGTGCTGCTGCCGCAGGCGGCGGCCGCGTTCACCGCGCTGTCCACGAGCGCCCAGCAGTTGCCGCTGCAGCGGGCCGCGACGCCGTACGGCGGGGACGGGCTGCGCCGGCTGGGCGCGGTGCCCTCTCCCCTGCCCGCCCCCGGGGAGCGGGGGCCCGTCGCGCGGGTCGGGTCGGCGGACGCCGACACCGCGCTGGCGGCCGACGACGCGCCCTGGTCCCGGCTGCGGATCCTGGTGAAGCGGGCCCGGTACGCGCTGGAGGTGTGCGGCCGCCCGTCCTCCGAGCTGGACGAGCTGGACGCGGTGCTGGGCCGGCACCAGGAGGCGGCGGACGCCGCGGTCACCGCGGCCACCGCGGCGCGCACCCCGCGGATCACCCCCGCGACCGCCTACGTGCTGGGCGTGGTGCATGCTGATCAGCGACTGGAGGTGGAGGCGGCACGGTACGCCTTCGGCCGCCGGTGGCCCGAACTCCCGCCCGGCCTGGACGGCTGGCTGGAGATTCCCCCTGCCGAGGGCTGGGGGCATTCCCCCGCACCACGGACGGCCTGA